The following proteins are encoded in a genomic region of Montipora foliosa isolate CH-2021 chromosome 8, ASM3666993v2, whole genome shotgun sequence:
- the LOC137968774 gene encoding uncharacterized protein produces the protein MNLSRPLKIIGIYRPPYSEAHPVSANVFFEEFSVYLENIVMCPEVLLISGDFNFHLGSHTDSDADKFSDLLETFGLIQHVTTPTHSSGHILDLVVTRSCYGLLLQTPRTTFFISDHCFIETAMAFPRPELSIKEICFRQYKKIDIETFKNNILDSKLHHNPPTDLLNLAKTYDKVLTDILDRNAPLLHKTVTVRPMVPWFNPELKALKAKRRKLKKKKLRSQRKSDKDAYREICNKYAKLLHDCKHLYYTEQINQYAGDSRKLFQVVTSLCNEKQECPLPPNNDMLHLTLLITAFDTIDHNLLLNLLQSDFGVIGSALQWVRSFLSERQQRVVVGQSCSKDYQMKYGVPQGSCIGPILFLLYTSRLFKLMEKHLPDMQGYADDTQLYLSFRPSSSEEMDRALSALCAAIAEVRAWFISHKLKFNDTKTEFIITGTRQQLAKVEIPSVKVGTADIAHLTSIRNLGAWFDDKMSMNDHINKTCSKAFRGLYNIRQIRKFLSTDTTKILVHAFVTSHLDYCNSLLFGLPAYQQERLQKVLNAAARVICFIPKYDHITPSFIKLHWLPVKQRIEFKIALLVFKAVNGLSPVYMTNLLYRFSQHGDINLDLMIKNYCSYQDLNQNQVTVLLL, from the exons atGAACTTAAGTAGACCACTGAAAATCATTGGCATCTACCGACCACCTTACTCTGAGGCACACCCAGTGTCTGCTAATGTCTTCTTTGAGGAATTTTCTGTCTATCTGGAAAATATTGTTATGTGTCCTGAAGTTTTGCTTATCTCTGGTGATTTCAATTTTCATCTCGGCAGCCATACTGACTCTGACGCTGATAAATTCTCGGATTTACTGGAAACTTTCGGTCTCATACAACATGTTACTACACCTACACATTCATCTGGTCATATCTTAGACCTTGTTGTGACTCGATCATGTTATGGTTTGCTCCTACAAACTCCACGTACAACGTTTTTCATCTCTGATCATTGCTTTATTGAAACTGCTATGGCTTTTCCTCGCCCTGAACTTTCTATAAAAGAAATCTGTTTTCGTCAATACAAGAAGATCGATATTGAGACTTTCAAGAACAACATCCTTGACTCTAAGCTACACCACAATCCTCCAACTGACCTGTTAAATCTGGCCAAGACCTACGACAAGGTACTTACAGATATTCTAGACAGAAATGCTCCTTTATTGCATAAAACGGTAACTGTAAGGCCTATGGTCCCGTGGTTTAACCCTGAGCTTAAAGCCTTGAAAGCAAAGCGAAGAAagttaaagaagaaaaagttgCGAAGCCAACGGAAATCTGACAAAGATGCCTATCGTGAAATATGCAACAAGTACGCAAAGCTACTGCACGACTGTAAACATCTTTACTACACCGAACAAATCAATCAATATGCTGGGGATTCCCGTAAACTGTTTCAGGTTGTCACCTCGTTGTGCAATGAGAAGCAAGAATGTCCACTGCCACCTAATAATGACA TGCTGCATTTGACACTATTGATCACTGCATTTGACACTATTGATCATAATTTACTACTTAACTTACTTCAATCTGATTTCGGTGTTATTGGTAGTGCACTTCAGTGGGTCCGTTCTTTTCTATCTGAAAGACAACAGCGAGTAGTTGTTGGTCAATCTTGTTCTAAAGACTATCAAATGAAATATGGAGTCCCGCAAGGAAGTTGTATCGGTCCAATCTTGTTCCTGCTGTATACTTCTCGACTCTTTAAACTTATGGAAAAACATTTACCCGATATGCAAGGCTACGCGGATGATACGCAGCTATATCTATCTTTTCGGCCGTCATCCTCTGAAGAGATGGATCGTGCACTATCTGCGTTATGTGCTGCCATTGCTGAAGTTCGTGCGTGGTTTATCTCTCACAAACTAAAATTCAATGACACCAAAACTGAGTTTATCATTACTGGTACTCGCCAACAGCTAGCTAAAGTGGAAATACCTTCTGTGAAAGTGGGGACAGCTGACATAGCACACTTGACCAGCATCCGGAAtcttggtgcctggtttgatGATAAAATGTCTATGAATGATCACATCAACAAGACCTGTAGTAAAGCCTTCAGAGGACTTTACAACATCAgacaaatcagaaaatttctttcaacagaCACTACTAAAATACTAGTCCACGCCTTTGTAACATCGCACCTGGACTATTGTAACTCGCTACTGTTTGGCCTACCTGCATATCAACAAGAACGTCTTCAGAAGGTGCTTAATGCAGCTGCACGAGTCATATGCTTTATTCCCAAGTACGACCACATTACACCATCGTTTATAAAACTACACTGGCTTCCAGTGAAGCAGAGAATTGAGTTCAAAATTGCTCTATTAGTGTTTAAAGCAGTAAATGGCTTGTCTCCTGTGTACATGACTAATTTACTTTACAGATTCAGCCAACACGGAGATATAAACTTAGATCTGATGATAAAGAACTACTGTTCATACCAAGATCTAAATCAAAATCAGGTGACCGTGCTTTTGCTATAG